Below is a window of Candidatus Zixiibacteriota bacterium DNA.
GTGCAGGCGGCCAGTGCGTCGCAAGCCTCGAAGTACGCGCCTCAGGATTGGCAAATGCTGCAGGATACGCTGCAGGCCGCCAAGGCCGAGAAGGCGGCACAAGATGGCCGGTTCTCGCTGTTCCGCTCGTATGGCAAGTCCAAGGCGCTGTATGAAAAGGCGGCGGGTTTAGCGGCCACGACCAAGACCAAGGCCGAAGCCGAGATGGCGCGGGTGCGTGAGGAGACCCGCCAGATGCTGGCGGCAGTCCGGGTGGAGCTGGATTCGACCGTGGCCCTGTTGGCCAAGGCGCCGGTCGGCAAAGACACCAAGGCCGAGCTGGAGTTGATGAAGCAGGATATGACCGCCCTCCAAGGCATGATGACCGAGGCCCAGGCGGGGTTCGATCGCAACGACTTCGACACGGCGAAGAACAAGGCCCAGACGATTCGCGACCGTTGCGCCGCGATGCGGACTCAACTCGAAGCCGCGATGGCGAAGAAGGGTGCCCGCAGGAGATAACCACCCCTCGCGGTCGGACCAACGAACAACGGCAAACGGCCGTCCGTCAGTAGGGGCTGACGCGACGGCCGTTGGTTTGGGGGGCCGGTTCTCGTGACGACATCTATGTCGGGAACGTACAATAGAGAGCGGAGCAACGTGTGCAGCCGAGGGGGACCGTGAGCAGGGGGCGGTACTGGTGGCCGGTGGGAATCGCCGGCATGCTGTTGGTTGGGGGGTGCGAGAAGGCACCCATCGAGTTGTCCCGCGTAACGTGGGACGCGCTTCAAGAATGCCGTCGCGAGAGGGCCGAAGTCGATGCGCCGATGGTTTGGGAGGAGGCGAAGGCGCGGTATGATTCGGCGTGGCTGGTGATCACGACGGAGAATCGGCAGTGGTTCTTTGAACGGCACTTTGCGCCGGCCGAATCGCTGTTCATCCGGGCGGGGCAGTCGGCGCGCCAGGCGATTCGTCTCGCCCGCGAGGCCCGCGAGGCGCAACGGCTGAAGCTGGGTGGGGAGATCGCCGAACTGGCGAAGGATCTGTCGACGCAGCAACGCGGAATCGACCAGCACCTGGCGCGCATTCCTTTGCAGCGGGAATTGACGGAGGCGGAGTTGAGAGTCGCCTCCGCGCAACGGTCGTTTGAGCAGGAATCCCTGGTGCAAGCCGAAGCGGCGGTTCTCGAAGCGCGGGAGGCGCTGGCAGTGCTGAGGGAACGTCAGGACAAGAACTGGGTCGATGATCGGGAGCTACCGCGCTGGCGACATATGGTTGACGAAACAGTGGCATGGTCTCGGGCCACCGATTCCACGGCCTTGGTTGTCGTCAAGACCGATCGGCGGGCCTATTTGTTGCGGCAGGGCCGGATCGTGACGGACTTTCCGGTGGAATTCGGCTATCGCTCATGGCAGCCGAAGCTGCGCGCCGGCGATGGAGCCACACCGGAGGGGATCTACAGAGTGACCCAGTGCCGGGATCGGGGCAGCCGATACTACAAGGCCCTGGTGCTGGACTATCCCAACGAATACGATCGTCTTCGCTTTGAGAAGAACCGCAAGGTGGGCAATATACCGCGTGGCGCCCGGATCGGCGGCAATATAGAGATTCATGGGGAGGGCGGTCGGGGTCGTGACTGGACGGAAGGGTGTGTGGCGCTTTCGAATCCGGACATGGATCGGCTCATGCGGCAGATGCACGTCGGCGACCGGGTGACGATTGTGCGTGATGTCGAAGGATGGCCGGAATGATGTTGAGACGCCGTGGGATGTTGTGGTCGGCGGCACTGGTGGTAGTGCTGGGGCTGGGCGGGACATTGGCCGCCGCCCTGAGTGCGCGACCGGATTTCGTGTGGATCGATCCACCGCCGCCGCCGAATTCGCTGGCTTTGGAGGCGCAATGCAAGCTGACGGCACCGCCTAATGGGCCGGTCGACAAGTCGGCCAAACGCTCACGCGCGCGGAAGAATGCCAGGGCCCAGGTACGCGCCGTCACCAAAGGGCCGTACATTGTCATCGATACACATACCAATCATCTGTACTGGCGCACGGCCGACAGCATCCTGTACACCGCCTTGTGCTCGACCGGGACCGGCGGCGAATTGGTCGACACGGTGAACGGGCGGGAATGGCGATTCCACACGCCGCGCGGCATCTTTGCGGTCGATTCGCGTGTGACCGACCCTTGGTGGCGGAAGCCCGACTGGGCGTTCATCGAGGAAGGGGAGCCGGTTCCGCCGAAGAACTCTGAGGAGCGACTGGATCCGAACGTCATGGGTGACTATGCCATTGGATTCGGGGATGGGTTCTTCATCCATGGCACGCTGTACGAGCGGTTGATCGGGATCGCCGCGACGCACGGATGCGTTCGTATGGCGTCCACGGATATCGACTACCTCTATCCGAAGGTTCGGCTCGGAACACCGGTGGTGATCTTTTGAAGGTGGTGACGGCCGTGTATCGGCTCCTGATTGTCGGGGTGGCTGCCCTCCTCATGGGTGGCCCCGACATCGCCGGCGCCGCGGATTCCCTGTCGGTGTCCGCGGTGCGGGCGCGTTTTGCCAGGGACACGGTCTACCACGTCATCCTGAATCCGGCGGCCGGACAGGCATACGTCCGCTACGGTGATATTCCCCTCGTGCAATGCTCACTGCGTGTCGCCGATCCTGCCGAGGTGCGCGGTTTTGCGGGGAACTGGAACGAACGGCTGAAGACCGGATGGCAGAGCGTGGTGCGACGGGAGGTCCGCTCCGGTGGGCAGGCGGTCAACGACACCGTCATCGGTGTCATCGCCAAGGTGTCTTCCGTGAACCCGGACCTGATCCGTCGCGTGATGCCACGACGATTTGAGGTGACGCTGACGCAAAGCCTCGGGTTGCGCATCATGACCCCGGAGGGGGCGGCCGAGGATCGTTCATTTGCCGAGCGTTGGAGCACATGGATCTCGCGTCTCAATCCGTTTGATCACCGCAAGACGTTGGAGTTGATCGTCTCGCCGGTCGATGCGCAGATGCTCTATTATGCACTGGAGCCGGGGGCGCCGGTTCTGTGGCTGAATGATACGGAGACGAAACCGACACGCTGATGGCGTGACGCGGGTCGAGAGAACGTTGTTGCCTTGGGGCATCCGGTAGAATGAACGAAAGGAAGACGCCCTCACCCGCCCGCCGGAGGCGGACGACCTCTCCCGGAGGGAGAGGTTGGCAGGATGCTGAAGAAGGACCATCCATGTCATTCTGAGCCCCGCCGCTCTTTGGCGGGGCGAAGAATCTGCTGTTGGCTTCGTGGGGAGAAACAGCAGATCCTTCGCTTCGCCCAGGATGACAATGGTGGGACCGATCCACATTTTCGGCGTTTTTCGGCAACCTGTTAGACTTCTCCTCTTCCCTCTGGGGAGAGGGCAGGGTGAGGGGCTGTGACCAGTGCATTCAACATGCCGAAACCAAAATACACCTCGGATTTCTCATTGTGTTGGACGCTCTCGGGGCGCCCGCGATGATGCGTCGCTGTGGTGTTCGGTCGTGCGACGCCCGGACGAGGCCGTATTTCGCGTCGCCGGGCCAGTCGACCGCGCTGGACGAGCGCACTCCCACAGGGAGTAGTCTTCTTGTC
It encodes the following:
- a CDS encoding L,D-transpeptidase family protein, with protein sequence MSRGRYWWPVGIAGMLLVGGCEKAPIELSRVTWDALQECRRERAEVDAPMVWEEAKARYDSAWLVITTENRQWFFERHFAPAESLFIRAGQSARQAIRLAREAREAQRLKLGGEIAELAKDLSTQQRGIDQHLARIPLQRELTEAELRVASAQRSFEQESLVQAEAAVLEAREALAVLRERQDKNWVDDRELPRWRHMVDETVAWSRATDSTALVVVKTDRRAYLLRQGRIVTDFPVEFGYRSWQPKLRAGDGATPEGIYRVTQCRDRGSRYYKALVLDYPNEYDRLRFEKNRKVGNIPRGARIGGNIEIHGEGGRGRDWTEGCVALSNPDMDRLMRQMHVGDRVTIVRDVEGWPE
- a CDS encoding L,D-transpeptidase, with translation MMLRRRGMLWSAALVVVLGLGGTLAAALSARPDFVWIDPPPPPNSLALEAQCKLTAPPNGPVDKSAKRSRARKNARAQVRAVTKGPYIVIDTHTNHLYWRTADSILYTALCSTGTGGELVDTVNGREWRFHTPRGIFAVDSRVTDPWWRKPDWAFIEEGEPVPPKNSEERLDPNVMGDYAIGFGDGFFIHGTLYERLIGIAATHGCVRMASTDIDYLYPKVRLGTPVVIF